The window GGTCTTCAGCGACGGACACCTGCGGCAACCGATGATCGGTAGCATCGACTTCGGGCGCGATGACGTCGTGGTGACGTTCGACGGCCTGCTCACTCGCACGCCATTCGTCAAGCAAATCGGGGCACTGCTCAATCTGCTGCAGCGTGAGCTCGAACACCCAGCCGATATCGAATTCGCTTCAGACGGCAAGAATCTCTATCTGCTGCAATGCCGCGCACAGGCTCCGGCCAAGTTCGCCAAACCCGCACCAATCCCGCGCGACATTCCGCAGGCACGGATGATCTTCTCGGCCAATCGCTATGTATCGAATGGCACGGTGTCGAACATCACGCACATTGTGTATGTCGACCCCGAGCAATACGGCCAACTCGGCAGTCGCGAGGAACTGATTTCCGTGGGCCGCGCTGTCGGGCGGCTGAACAAGCTGCTACCCAAGCGGCAGTTCATCCTGATGGGCCCCGGACGCTGGGGCAGCCGCGGCGATATCAAGCTCGGCGTCCCCGTAACCTATTCGGACATCAACAACACCGCGATGCTGGTCGAAATCGCCCGTCAGCGTGGCGACTACACCCCCGATGTCTCATTCGGCACGCATTTCTTCCAGGATCTGGCCGAAGCGGAGATTCGGTACTTACCCCTCTACCCAGACGAGCCTGACATTGCCTTCAACGAAGCCTTCCTCACGCGTGCGCCCAACCTGCTCGCGGAACTGGCGCCGGAATACGAAGCACTGCGCGACGTGGTACACGTAATCGACGTTCCGCGATCGGCGGACGGGCAGGTGCTGTACGTCCTCATGAATGCAGAACTGGACGAAGCAGTCGCCGTGTTAACCGATCTGGACGGCCTGACTGCGCACGATGACGACATCGGGCCAACACTAACCTCTTCCCAGGAACGCGACTGGCGGTGGCGCGCCCGTATGGCTGAAAGCGTCGCGCGGCGTTTGGAGCCCAAGCGGTTTGGTGTTAAGGCACTGTACGTGTTCGGCAGTACCAAGAACGCCACCGCCGGCCCGGCCAGCGACATCGATCTACTCGTCCATTTCGTCGGCACAGAGGAACAGCGCCGCGACCTGGAAGAGTGGCTCGAAGGCTGGAGCCTCTCGCTCAGCGAGATTAACTATCTGCGAACCGGCTATCGAACGGACGGCCTGCTCGACGTACACATCGTCACTGACGAAGATATCGCCAAGCGGACCAGTTACGCCGTCAAAATCGGTGCCGTGACCGACGCCGCCCGCGAGTTGCCGATCGGCCCGGCGAGCAACGCTGCTAAATAAGCGTTCGCGTGACCGCCTGCGGATCCGCGGGGTCGAAACGCACCAGCGCTAATTCCGGACCGTCATGTGCCGCCGAGAAACAGTGCGTGTTGCCAATCTGCTGCAACCAGCGCCCCGTAAGACGGGCGGCTTCGTGAATGTGGCCGTGCAATGTAATCAACGGCTGCTGCTCTTCGATCAGCCGCTGGATAGCGATGCTGCCCACATGCACATCAAGCGGTGCGTAGTCAATCATCTTCCCATCCAAGGCCGCCCGATCGAGACAAGTTCCGTACGGCGGAGCGTGGAATAGAAAGATCGCGCGGTCGAGCGAGCGCGGGCCAACCAAGCTGGCGATTTCGTCCTTGATCGTGGTATGCAGGATCTGGTTCTCGGGCATTGGTACGGAACGAAAGCCCTCCTCCGGCGGAACACAGCCCGGATCGACGTAGCGCGACACGTCGTAGCGTTCCCAATCCTTGAGCATGAACGGCGAAGGTGGCACGCAGGCATAGCCGTAAACGTCGTACCCGGCGAACGTCACGCGGCGGTCGTGGATATACTCCCAAACGCCGGTGGTCGCTGCTGCAATAACCGCCGCCTCTTCCGAGCGACTGTCGTCATTCCCGAGAATGACAAAGACACGCGGATAGGCCTCCTGAAGCGTCTCCTGCAACCGCTGGAATTGCCGCACGAGGTAACCATTCACGAAATCCTCGTGATCAAAGTCGAGTGATTCACGCGTAGAGAGCCCCGAGGGCAGCAAGTCTCCCCCCAGGAATACCGCGTCTGGGCGCTCCTCGCCTATAAGCT is drawn from uncultured Ilyobacter sp. and contains these coding sequences:
- a CDS encoding metallophosphoesterase, with product MPSCFFVSDLHGHIDRYRALFKLIGEERPDAVFLGGDLLPSGLSTRESLDFDHEDFVNGYLVRQFQRLQETLQEAYPRVFVILGNDDSRSEEAAVIAAATTGVWEYIHDRRVTFAGYDVYGYACVPPSPFMLKDWERYDVSRYVDPGCVPPEEGFRSVPMPENQILHTTIKDEIASLVGPRSLDRAIFLFHAPPYGTCLDRAALDGKMIDYAPLDVHVGSIAIQRLIEEQQPLITLHGHIHEAARLTGRWLQQIGNTHCFSAAHDGPELALVRFDPADPQAVTRTLI